In Pyrus communis chromosome 1, drPyrComm1.1, whole genome shotgun sequence, the following are encoded in one genomic region:
- the LOC137733159 gene encoding VAMP-like protein YKT61, with the protein MKITALLVLKYNSDESDPIILANASDTSHFGYFQRSSVKEFIVFVGRTVARRTPPGQRQSVKHEEYKVHCYNSNGLCALGFMDDHYPVRSAFSLLNQVLDEYQKAFGDSWRTAQQDGTQPWPYLSEALTKFQDPAEADKLLKIQRELDETKIILHKTIDSVLARGERLDSLVEKSSDLSAASQMFYKQAKQANSCCTIL; encoded by the exons atgaagatCACGGCCTTGCTGGTCCTCAAGTACAATTCAGACGAATCCGACCCGATCATCTTGGCCAACGCCTCCGATACCAGCCACTTTGGCTACTTCCAGAGGTCCAGCGTCAAGGAGTTCATCGTCTTCGTCGGTCGCACTGTCGCCAGACGCACCCCGCCCGGCCAACGCCAGTCCGTCAAGCACGAAG AGTATAAAGTGCATTGTTACAACAGCAATGGTCTCTGTGCGCTGGGTTTTATGGATGATCACTATCCCGTCCGAAGTGCATTTTCTCTGCTCAACCAG GTGCTAGATGAATATCAGAAAGCTTTTGGTGATTCTTGGAGGACTGCACAACAGGATGGCACACAACCGTGGCCCTATTTGAGTGAGGCTCTGACGAAATTCCAG GATCCTGCAGAGGCTGATAAGTTGTTGAAAATTCAGAGGGAATTGGATGAAACAAAAATTATCCTT CATAAGACTATTGATAGTGTGCTTGCACGAGGTGAGAGACTGGACAGTTTAGTCGAGAAGAGTTCGGATCTTAGTGCAGCATCGCAG ATGTTCTACAAGCAGGCGAAACAGGCCAATTCGTGTTGTACCATATTGTAA
- the LOC137749182 gene encoding uncharacterized protein codes for MSRRSATCLRCCLVVFAVVSALGVCGPALYWRFKKTVKLGGSKVSCPSCNCDCPPPLSLLKIAPGLANLSVTDCGSNDPDLKREMEKQFVDLLTEELKLQEAVAAEHTRHMNITFAEAKRVASQYQKEAEKCNAATETCEEARERAEALLIKERKVTFLWERRARQMGWAGE; via the exons atgtcaaGGCGATCTGCTACCTGTTTGAGGTGCTGCTTGGTAGTGTTTGCGGTGGTTTCTGCATTGGGGGTTTGTGGGCCGGCCTTGTATTGGCGGTTCAAGAAGACCGTAAAGTTGGGGGGTTCTAAAGTCTCTTGCCCTTCTTGCAACTGCGATTGCCCCCCTCCTTTGTCCCTCCTCAAGATTGCTCCTg GATTGGCCAATCTCTCAGTCACAG ATTGCGGAAGTAATGACCCAGATCTGAAGCGGGAGATGGAGAAGCAATTTGTGGACCTTTTAACAGAGGAATTGAAGCTGCAAGAGGCTGTTGCTGCAGAGCACACCCGACACATGAACATTACATTTGCTGAAGCAAAGAGGGTGGCTTCTCAGTACCAGAAAGAAGCAGAAAAGTGCAATGCTGCAACAGAAACTTGCGAGGAGGCGAGAGAGCGTGCTGAGGCATTGCTCATCAAGGAGAGGAAGGTGACTTTCCTGTGGGAAAGACGAGCCCGTCAAATGGGTTGGGCAGGAGAATAG
- the LOC137709367 gene encoding uncharacterized protein isoform X2, whose translation MGKKPSWVPTVVTQVSLCFCLYLAFQLGQPWSSVRHGRSETRPLDIYFISVGGGFRPPTGQTHLLKQMEKVAKKYKAEFVVDISNLGEDDPLMQNGTLHFSSLKVPWYTTRVSEGKGRAYFQKMIKLPCEKTLDVIVVDTGLLLNLTVGSLSEVGNNQLHWLRRTLETTGSNWRIVVGFHPLAICEDVEDRMEAKQVFDSLRSTFTKFEVNAYLSGQGCASSTGLSSLSYIRNPGKMAAPSARLRRKLEDGFLLHRVSSLEIETYIVTSAGEVVHKSVLHQRGKEIM comes from the exons ATGGGGAAAAAACCCAGTTGGGTTCCTACAGTGGTAACGCAGGTGAGTCTCTGCTTTTGTCTCTACCTTGCTTTTCAGCTGGGTCAGCCTTGGAGCTCTGTCCGCCATGGCAGAAGTGAGACGAGGCCGCTGGATATTTACTTCATCAGCGTCGGGGGAGGATTCCGGCCTCCCACCGGACAGACCCATCTTCTCAAACAG atggagaaggtggccAAGAAGTACAAGGCAGAGTTTGTGGTGGACATTAGCAATCTTGGGGAAGATGATCCGCTCATGCAGAAT GGTACCCTGCATTTCTCATCACTGAAGGTTCCCTG GTACACCACCCGAGTTTCAGAAGGAAAAGGCAGAGCTTACTTCCAAAAGATGATTAAGTTACCTTGCGAGAAGACCTTGGATGTCATTGTGGTGGATACTGGATTATTACTG AATTTGACCGTGGGTTCATTAAGCGAAGTTGGAAACAATCAATTACATTGGCTCAGAAGGACACTGGAGACAACCGGTAGTAACTG GCGCATAGTCGTTGGATTTCATCCGCTGGCTATTTGTGAAGATGTTGAGGACAGAATGGAAGCAAAGCAAGTTTTCGATTCTCTACGAAGtacttttacaaaatttgaagtG AATGCATACCTAAGTGGGCAGGGTTGCGCTAGCAGCACCGGATTAAGTAGTCTGAGCTACATCAGGAACCCAGGCAAAATGGCAGCACCCTCTGCCCGATTGCGCAGGAAATTGGAAGACGGGTTTCTTCTCCACAGAGTCAGCTCATTAGAGATT GAAACCTACATTGTTACATCAGCTGGAGAAGTTGTGCATAAATCTGTACTCCATCAGAGAGGAAAGGAGATCATGTAA
- the LOC137717310 gene encoding glycerophosphodiester phosphodiesterase GDPDL7-like has translation MIRCLLFISLLIHSSLAAKPPNAGQKAAPQAQGPPSKKWQTLTGQQPLVIARGGLSGLFPEASIPANDLAKTLSLPGSAFFCNLQLSKDNVGICLSNILLDNTTTISTFFPNGQKTYNVNGKDIRGWFALDFTADELLANVSLTQNIYSRPSQFDGMMPIATVEDVLETKPNKFWLNVPYDSFYNQHKISMVSFVEKAVKFAPIPYISSPEIGFLKAIGGKVNKMKTKLIFQFLYPEETEPTTKEKYSALVKQLGMIKSVAAGILVPKEYIWPVNKNNYLEAATTLVNDAHKEGLEVHASGFANDVILPYNYSFDPTSEYLQFVDNSQFSVDGVLTDFPPTASEAIACFTQDKNGTKPKKGFPLIITRNGASGIYPGSTDLAYKQAVDDEADIIDCSVQMSSDGVAFCLDTIDLNSGTNALSQFMTNSDTIPELQAEAGVFSFQLSWSDIQSLKPQIQSPYGTKEKIVRNPANKDAGKLVTLKEFLEFAKKNAVTGILINIENAAYLASKAGLDIVGAVSSALSNATLDKQSTQQVLIKSDDTSVLSKFKDANNYKRVFNIKEKISDAPKESVAEIKKYADAVIVTKDSIVKITDYFISGTTNVVDEMKAANISVYAHWMKNEFVSLMFDYFSDPITEIASYAQGFQVDGIVTDFPGTASKYMRSPCTDVDPKANIPYAILPVEPGSLSSLIAPEAMSPAQAPSPALQTSQVVDPPLPEVVKKKDSSSDSGKSDSGSKSPPAPSTSDEKSSAFANGASWCACLVAMMVLLLAN, from the exons ATGATAAGGTGTTTGCTTTTCATTTCCTTGTTGATCCACTCGTCTTTAGCAGCAAAACCTCCAAATGCAGGACAGAAAGCAGCACCTCAGGCTCAGGGGCCTCCCTCGAAAAAATGGCAGACTTTAACCG GTCAACAGCCTCTTGTTATAGCGCGTGGTGGGCTTTCAGGGCTGTTCCCGGAAGCCAGCATCCCCGCGAACGATTTGGCAAAGACTCTTAGCTTGCCAGGCTCCGCCTTCTTCTGCAATCTTCAGTTATCGAAAGACAATGTCGGAATATGCCTGTCGAACATTCTGCTTGATAATACAACAACTATATCAACGTTCTTCCCTAACGGCCAGAAAACTTACAATGTGAACGGGAAGGATATTCGCGGCTGGTTTGCGTTGGATTTCACAGCTGATGAGTTGTTAGCCAACGTGTCGC TGACTCAAAACATTTATTCGCGACCAAGTCAGTTCGATGGTATGATGCCAATCGCTACTGTCGAAGATGTTTTGGAAACTAAACCCAATAAATTCTGGTTGAACGTGCCG TACGATTCATTTTACAACCAGCACAAGATCAGCATGGTATCATTTGTCGAGAAGGCAGTCAAATTCGCACCCATACCTTACATCTCATCTCCGGAGATTGGATTCTTGAAAGCCATTGGTGGAAAGGTGAACAAAATGAAGACAAAGCTCATCTTCCAGTTCCTTTACCCCGAAGAAACAGAACCGACAACCAAGGAAAAGTACAGCGCACTGGTGAAGCAGCTCGGAATGATCAAGTCAGTTGCAGCTGGAATCCTTGTTCCGAAAGAATACATATGGCCtgtaaacaaaaacaattactTGGAGGCTGCCACGACGCTTGTGAATGATGCTCACAAAGAAGGGCTAGAAGTGCATGCTTCCGGTTTTGCCAATGACGTTATCCTCCCTTATAACTACAGTTTCGATCCCACATCTGAGTACCTGCAGTTTGTCGATAACTCTCAGTTTTCAGTTGATGGTGTGCTTACAGATTTCCCTCCTACAGCATCAGAAGCCATCG CGTGCTTTACGCAGGACAAGAACGGTACCAAGCCTAAGAAAG GATTTCCTTTGATCATAACTAGAAATGGAGCTAGTGGAATCTATCCCGGCAGCACAGACCTTGCTTACAAGCAGGCCGTAGATGATGAGGCTGACATAATCGATTGCTCGGTTCAAATGTCAAGCGATGGGGTAGCTTTCTGCTTAGACACTATAGACCTCAACTCGGGCACTAACGCGTTGAGCCAATTCATGACCAATAGTGATACTATCCCCGAACTTCAAGCAGAAGCTGGAGTCTTCTCCTTCCAGCTCTCATGGAGCGATATTCAGAGCTTGAAAC CACAAATACAGAGCCCCTACGGAACCAAGGAAAAAATTGTCAGAAACCCCGCTAACAAGGACGCGGGCAAACTGGTGACCCTCAAAGAATTCCTGGAGTTTGCAAAGAAAAATGCAGTTACTGGAATTTTGATCAACATTGAG AATGCTGCATACCTAGCATCAAAGGCAGGCCTAGACATTGTGGGAGCTGTATCCTCTGCCTTGAGCAATGCCACACTCGACAAGCAATCCACTCAGCAAGTGTTGATCAAATCGGATGACACTTCCGTGCTGTCCAAGTTTAAAGACGCGAATAACTACAAACGAGTGTTCAACATCAAGGAGAAGATAAGCGATGCGCCCAAGGAATCTGTAGCGGAGATCAAGAAGTACGCAGATGCAGTAATCGTCACCAAGGATTCGATCGTCAAGATCACTGATTACTTCATTTCTGGCACGACCAACGTTGTCGACGAAATGAAGGCTGCAAACATCTCCGTGTATGCCCACTGGATGAAGAACGAGTTTGTCAGTCTCATGTTTGATTATTTCTCGGACCCCATCACGGAGATTGCTTCATACGCTCAAGGGTTCCAAGTTGATGGCATTGTCACCGATTTCCCCGGAACTGCCAGCAAGTATATGA GATCCCCATGCACTGATGTGGACCCCAAGGCCAACATACCATACGCAATCTTGCCCGTTGAACCAGGTTCACTGTCGAGCCTGATCGCCCCTGAGGCAATGTCTCCGGCACAAGCCCCAAGCCCGGCGCTTCAAACCTCGCAGGTGGTTGACCCACCACTCccggaagtggtgaagaagaagGACTCCAGCTCCGACTCGGGGAAATCTGATTCAGGCTCCAAATCTCCAcctgctccttcaacttctgaTGAAAAGTCGAGTGCTTTTGCAAACGGGGCCAGTTGGTGTGCTTGTCTAGTTGCTATGATGGTGCTTTTGCTGGCAAATTAA
- the LOC137709367 gene encoding uncharacterized protein isoform X1 — protein MGKKPSWVPTVVTQVSLCFCLYLAFQLGQPWSSVRHGRSETRPLDIYFISVGGGFRPPTGQTHLLKQMEKVAKKYKAEFVVDISNLGEDDPLMQNGTLHFSSLKVPWYTTRVSEGKGRAYFQKMIKLPCEKTLDVIVVDTGLLLVKNLTVGSLSEVGNNQLHWLRRTLETTGSNWRIVVGFHPLAICEDVEDRMEAKQVFDSLRSTFTKFEVNAYLSGQGCASSTGLSSLSYIRNPGKMAAPSARLRRKLEDGFLLHRVSSLEIETYIVTSAGEVVHKSVLHQRGKEIM, from the exons ATGGGGAAAAAACCCAGTTGGGTTCCTACAGTGGTAACGCAGGTGAGTCTCTGCTTTTGTCTCTACCTTGCTTTTCAGCTGGGTCAGCCTTGGAGCTCTGTCCGCCATGGCAGAAGTGAGACGAGGCCGCTGGATATTTACTTCATCAGCGTCGGGGGAGGATTCCGGCCTCCCACCGGACAGACCCATCTTCTCAAACAG atggagaaggtggccAAGAAGTACAAGGCAGAGTTTGTGGTGGACATTAGCAATCTTGGGGAAGATGATCCGCTCATGCAGAAT GGTACCCTGCATTTCTCATCACTGAAGGTTCCCTG GTACACCACCCGAGTTTCAGAAGGAAAAGGCAGAGCTTACTTCCAAAAGATGATTAAGTTACCTTGCGAGAAGACCTTGGATGTCATTGTGGTGGATACTGGATTATTACTG gtGAAGAATTTGACCGTGGGTTCATTAAGCGAAGTTGGAAACAATCAATTACATTGGCTCAGAAGGACACTGGAGACAACCGGTAGTAACTG GCGCATAGTCGTTGGATTTCATCCGCTGGCTATTTGTGAAGATGTTGAGGACAGAATGGAAGCAAAGCAAGTTTTCGATTCTCTACGAAGtacttttacaaaatttgaagtG AATGCATACCTAAGTGGGCAGGGTTGCGCTAGCAGCACCGGATTAAGTAGTCTGAGCTACATCAGGAACCCAGGCAAAATGGCAGCACCCTCTGCCCGATTGCGCAGGAAATTGGAAGACGGGTTTCTTCTCCACAGAGTCAGCTCATTAGAGATT GAAACCTACATTGTTACATCAGCTGGAGAAGTTGTGCATAAATCTGTACTCCATCAGAGAGGAAAGGAGATCATGTAA
- the LOC137733171 gene encoding temperature-induced lipocalin-1-like → MATKKAMEVVKGLDLQRYMGRWYEIASVPSRFQPKNGENTRATYTLKDDGTVNVLNETWTDGKRGFIEGTAYKADPNSDEAKLKVRFYVPPFLPIIPVTGDYWVLFIDEDYQYALIGQPSRNSLWILSRQPHLDEEIYNQLVQRAADEGYDVSKLHKTRQSESPPEGEEGPKDTKGIWWFKSIFGR, encoded by the exons ATGGCGACGAAGAAGGCGATGGAAGTCGTGAAGGGCCTGGATCTGCAGCGCTACATGGGGCGGTGGTACGAGATTGCCTCCGTTCCGTCGCGGTTTCAGCCCAAGAACGGCGAGAACACGCGTGCCACCTACACTCTGAAAGACGACGGCACCGTGAATGTGCTGAACGAGACTTGGACCGACGGGAAGAGGGGGTTCATCGAGGGCACCGCCTACAAGGCGGACCCGAACAGCGACGAGGCGAAACTGAAGGTGAGGTTTTATGTTCCGCCATTTCTGCCGATCATTCCTGTCACGGGGGATTACTGGGTTTTGTTCATTGATGAGGATTATCAGTACGCTTTGATTGGCCAGCCTAGCAGGAATTCCCTTTGG ATATTGAGCAGGCAGCCTCATCTGGATGAAGAAATATACAACCAGCTGGTCCAAAGGGCGGCGGACGAGGGCTACGATGTGAGCAAACTCCACAAGACGCGGCAGAGCGAGAGTCCGCCGGAGGGAGAAGAAGGCCCCAAAGACACCAAGGGCATCTGGTGGTTCAAATCCATCTTCGGAAGATAG
- the LOC137715829 gene encoding ABC transporter I family member 1-like — protein sequence MSLRKPPLPRLLLNNVSCMRNAQQILRHVNASVHDGGALVLMGTNGSGKTTFLRMLAGFSRPSAGQVLWNGHDITDSGVFHQYKLQLNWLSLKDAVKEKFTVLDNVQWFEVLEGKEGNSLPALELMGLGRLAKEKARMLSMGQRKRLQLARLLAIDRPIWLLDEPSVALDTEGTRLLEYIIGEHRKKGGIVIVATHLPIDIEDVTYLRLPPRFPRRMTLVDMLDRSDF from the coding sequence ATGTCTCTCAGAAAGCCTCCGCTTCCCCGTCTCCTTCTCAACAATGTCTCTTGCATGAGGAATGCCCAACAAATCTTGAGACACGTAAATGCCTCGGTCCATGATGGTGGAGCACTTGTGCTGATGGGCACTAATGGCTCGGGCAAGACTACCTTCCTGCGTATGTTAGCAGGATTTTCTCGTCCTTCTGCTGGTCAGGTCCTGTGGAACGGGCACGACATCACTGACTCAGGAGTTTTCCACCAGTATAAGCTTCAACTTAACTGGCTCTCCCTTAAAGATGCGGTGAAAGAGAAGTTCACAGTTCTCGACAATGTTCAGTGGTTTGAAGTTCTCGAAGGCAAGGAAGGGAATTCACTGCCGGCTTTGGAGCTAATGGGGCTTGGGAGACTGGCAAAGGAGAAAGCGAGAATGCTGTCAATGGGGCAGCGGAAAAGGCTGCAACTCGCGAGGCTGCTGGCAATTGACAGGCCCATTTGGTTGCTTGACGAGCCTTCGGTTGCACTGGACACTGAGGGCACAAGGCTGCTCGAGTATATCATCGGAGAGCATAGGAAGAAAGGCGGGATAGTGATTGTGGCAACACATCTGCCAATTGACATTGAAGATGTGACGTATTTGAGGCTGCCTCCAAGGTTCCCGAGGAGGATGACTCTAGTAGATATGCTTGATCGTTCGGATTTTTGA
- the LOC137737521 gene encoding calmodulin-binding protein 60 E-like yields the protein MESSGSTRVEKRGHELDADADDHPPEPKKQRLPALGSVIVESLKVDSLQRLCSSLEPLLRRIVSEEVERALTKLDHAELAGRSQPPRIQGPEGKTLQLQFKTRMPPHLFTGAKVEGEQGAAIHVVLVDLSTGSVMQTGPESAAKLNVVVLEGDFNGEAEDNWTKEHFENHEVKEREGKRPLLTGDLQVVLKEGVGTVGDLTFTDNSSWTRSRKFRLGVKLFPGYCEEIRICEAKTDAFSVKDHRGELYKKHYPPALHDDVWRLDRIAKDGALHKKLIQAEIITVEDFLRLLVKDPQKLRNMLGSGMSNRMWENTVEHAKTCVLGGKLYVYYTDQAHGTGIVFNHIYELRGLIADGQFLALESLTHTQKVSVDSLVKRAYDDWHQVVEYDGKVLHGLAGNKKVARASPAPVADHSYDVMDHHSASTQNRQQQYTPQFSQHFQPENSHPSVPQFIEFPFVSSDQTALMKFNNPEPAASPSSMGYMPVVGDSHFSGDWTRPNYGNGLDDFVADEIRIRSSEMLEGDDMQRLLKTFSLGVGVGAGGAGFGASDDSCYNYSVQYEPQPFRKEHTKSSGKAVVGWLKLKAALRWGIFIRKRVAERRAQLTELD from the exons ATGGAAAGTTCGGGGAGTACGAGGGTGGAGAAGAGAGGTCATGAATTGGATGCCGATGCAGATGATCATCCTCCCGAGCCGAAGAAGCAGAGATTGCCTGCTTTGGGAAg TGTAATTGTGGAATCTTTGAAGGTAGATAGCTTGCAAAGACTTTGCTCGTCGTTGGAGCCTCTTCTCCGCCGAATT GTTAGTGAAGAAGTCGAGCGCGCTTTGACAAAGTTAGACCATGCTGAACTGGCTGGAAG GTCTCAACCGCCGAGAATACAGGGTCCAGAAGGAAAAACCCTGCAACTACAATTCAAAACAAGAATGCCACCTCATCTATTCACAGGTGCAAAGGTTGAAGGAGAGCAAGGAGCAGCAATTCATGTTGTTTTGGTCGACCTCAGCACAGGCAGTGTTATGCAAACAGGACCCGAATCCGCTGCAAAACTGAATGTTGTAGTGCTGGAAGGTGACTTCAATGGGGAAGCTGAGGATAATTGGACAAAAGAACACTTTGAGAACCACGAAGTAAAGGAACGTGAGGGGAAAAGGCCGCTTCTGACAGGGGATCTTCAGGTTGTTCTCAAGGAAGGGGTAGGTACTGTAGGAGATCTTACCTTCACCGACAATTCTAGCTGGACGAGGAGCAGGAAATTCAGGCTCGGTGTTAAGCTTTTCCCTGGATATTGTGAGGAAATTCGTATTTGTGAGGCTAAAACGGATGCCTTTTCTGTTAAAGATCACAGGGGAGAAT TGTACAAGAAACACTACCCACCGGCTTTGCACGACGACGTTTGGAGATTGGATAGAATAGCAAAGGATGGAGCTCTGCACAAAAAATTGATACAGGCTGAGATCATAACCGTTGAAGACTTCCTTCGCCTTCTTGTCAAGGACCCGCAGAAACTAAGAAAT ATGCTTGGGAGCGGGATGTCCAACAGGATGTGGGAAAACACAGTGGAGCATGCCAAAACCTGTGTCTTGGGTGGAAAGCTCTATGTTTACTACACTGATCAGGCTCATGGCACGGGCATTGTTTTCAACCACATTTATGAGCTCAGGGGACTTATCGCTGATGGGCAGTTTCTTGCCTTGGAGTCACTCACCCACACTCAAAAG GTTTCAGTGGATTCTCTGGTGAAGAGAGCGTACGATGATTGGCATCAAGTCGTAGAATATGATGGAAAAGTCTTACATGGTCTCGCCGGCAATAAAAAGGTTGCGAGAGCCTCACCTGCACCGGTGGCTGACCACAGCTATGATGTGATGGATCACCATTCTGCATCTACTCAGAATAGGCAGCAGCAGTACACCCCTCAATTCAGCCAACATTTCCAACCCGAAAATAGCCACCCATCCGTCCCTCAGTTCATTGAATTTCCATTTGTGAGTTCCGACCAAACAGCGTTGATGAAATTTAATAACCCGGAACCAGCAGCATCACCTAGCAGCATGGGTTACATGCCAGTGGTTGGAGATTCACATTTTTCAGGAGATTGGACGAGGCCAAACTACGGGAATGGATTGGACGATTTTGTTGCTGATGAAATCCGGATCAGGAGTTCAGAGATGTTGGAGGGTGATGACATGCAAAGACTGCTCAAGACGTTTAGTCTGGGAGTCGGCGTAGGAGCAGGAGGAGCTGGTTTTGGTGCTTCTGATGACTCGTGTTATAATTACAGTGTACAATATGAGCCTCAGCCGTTCAGGAAAGAGCACACGAAGAGCTCAGGGAAGGCTGTTGTCGGGTGGCTTAAGCTCAAAGCTGCGTTAAGGTGGGGGATTTTTATTAGGAAGAGAGTTGCAGAAAGGAGAGCTCAGCTTACAGAGCTAGACTGA